The following coding sequences lie in one Chanos chanos chromosome 4, fChaCha1.1, whole genome shotgun sequence genomic window:
- the zbtb2b gene encoding zinc finger and BTB domain-containing protein 2b: MELANHGLILLQQLNAQREFGFLCDCTVAIGDVFFKAHKAVLAAFSNYFRMLFIHQDSDCVRLKPADIQPDIFSYLLNLMYTGKLAPQLIDPARLEQGVKFLHAYPLIQEASLASQAALSHAEPSLPLSTSLYGIQISDQQGVLSSQLPSRSHLSSPIDLDPVSGLDGKCEATISAISLTGSKSKSGHSLPEVEVEASTSGRSQLAGEGLNTEAAAAETPSSSFNTNTILHVKPSIMRRNSSFRKHYTCHMCGNRFNQRGALREHLLLHTQSLFPLVVESGGGSSPMMPATPEVEEALRVGGAAAAAAATSTMGDIVSDGEQPPSTTKDSPRSETAVAVPMATTAAMNLCATQPQADTPPPSDIADIDNLEGAADVEREVKRRKYECSTCGRKFIQKSHWREHMYIHTGKPYRCSACGKSFCRANQAARHVCLSQGAESAYTMVDRQSMDLCAADDSSQMEAVFLGSSGRPYKCNVCEMTFSNPNEVIKHLCFTQGALAGVGVLGMGVGELNNDKMTKDEGSDSTGGGPIITPIKTEEVLVE, from the exons ATGGAACTGGCCAACCATGGTCTTATCCTTCTGCAGCAGCTCAACGCACAGAGGGAGTTTGGCTTCCTGTGTGATTGCACAGTCGCTATCGGCGACGTCTTTTTCAAAGCACACAAGGCTGTGCTTGCTGCCTTCTCCAACTATTTTCGAATGTTGTTTATTCACCAGGACAG TGACTGTGTTCGCTTGAAACCTGCGGACATACAGCCTGATATCTTCAGCTACCTCCTCAACCTCATGTACACTGGCAAACTGGCCCCTCAGTTGATTGATCCAGCCAGGTTGGAACAGGGGGTAAAATTCCTGCATGCCTACCCCCTCATTCAGGAGGCCAGTCTAGCTAGCCAAGCAGCCCTCTCTCACGCCGAGCCCAGTCTTCCGCTGTCCACTTCACTATATGGTATCCAGATCTCCGACcagcagggggtgctgtccAGCCAGCTCCCTAGCAGAAGCCACTTATCCTCGCCTATCGACTTGGACCCTGTGAGTGGTCTTGATGGGAAATGCGAAGCAACAATCTCAGCCATCTCTCTAACAGGGTCCAAGTCCAAATCAGGGCATTCGCTTCCAGAGGTGGAGGTTGAGGCATCAACTAGTGGCAGGAGCCAGTTGGCAGGAGAAGGGCTGAACACGGAAGCTGCAGCAGCTGAAACTCCATCTTCCTCTTTTAACACCAATACCATCCTCCATGTCAAACCCAGTATCATGAGGAGGAATTCCTCCTTCAGGAAGCACTATACATGCCACATGTGTGGGAATCGTTTTAACCAACGAGGAGCTCTGAGGGAACACcttcttctccacactcagtctCTGTTCCCCCTGGTGGTGGAGTCAGGAGGTGGATCTTCTCCAATGATGCCTGCCACACCCGAGGTAGAGGAAGCCCTTAGAGTTGGGGGAGCAGCCGCAGCCGCTGCAGCTACTTCCACCATGGGTGACATAGTCAGCGATGGCGAACAGCCTCCGTCGACTACCAAAGACTCGCCTCGATCTGAAACCGCTGTCGCTGTTCCCATGGCAACGACAGCGGCGATGAATCTGTGCGCCACACAGCCTCAGGCCGACACTCCGCCCCCATCGGATATCGCAGACATCGACAACCTGGAAGGCGCCGCGGACGTAGAGAGGGAAGTGAAGCGCCGCAAGTACGAGTGCTCCACCTGTGGCCGAAAGTTCATCCAGAAAAGCCACTGGCGGGAGCATATGTACATCCACACCGGGAAGCCCTACCGCTGCAGCGCTTGCGGCAAGAGCTTCTGCAGAGCTAATCAGGCGGCACGACACGTCTGCCTGAGCCAGGGCGCAGAGTCAGCCTACACCATGGTGGATCGACAGAGCATGGATCTGTGCGCGGCTGACGACTCCAGCCAAATGGAGGCAGTTTTCCTGGGTTCTTCAGGGAGACCTTACAAATGCAACGTCTGCGAAATGACATTCTCCAACCCCAATGAGGTCATCAAGCATCTGTGCTTCACTCAGGGAGCCCTCGCAGGGGTGGGCGTTTTAGGCATGGGAGTTGGGGAGCTGAACAATGACAAGATGACCAAAGATGAGGGGTCGGACTCGACAGGTGGAGGGCCAATAATTACACCCATCAAAACAGAGGAGGTTCTAGTGGAATAG